The Thalassotalea sp. 273M-4 genome includes a region encoding these proteins:
- the rlmM gene encoding 23S rRNA (cytidine(2498)-2'-O)-methyltransferase RlmM, whose protein sequence is MSAIILYCRPGFEKECGAEIQEKAAWNEIFGYLQLKKNQGLVYFHLYDPEQADILLTKLPLTRLIFARQWFATLGDVIELPSYNRVEAIAEALGEEYHYQELRVETCDTNDGKELSKFIRKLSVPLRQQLRKTGVLAAKDVVESAHGATILHGLFLSGQQVQMGYSFVKNSSEHVMGIPRLKFPTAAPSRSTLKLDEAFLYFIPKDEWDTRLCSGLNAVDLGAAPGGWTYQLVRRGMMVKAVDNGPMAESLMETGQVKHYQHDGFKFRPSKKNNYWLVCDMIENPTKVAKLMANWIVEGDCKEAIFNLKLPPTAGRYQLVMKNLQTIKDTMSEHDIWYEMYAKHLYYDREEVTVHLRRLK, encoded by the coding sequence ATGAGCGCAATAATTTTATATTGTCGACCTGGATTTGAAAAAGAATGCGGTGCTGAAATTCAAGAAAAAGCCGCATGGAACGAAATATTTGGCTATTTGCAATTAAAGAAAAATCAGGGCTTAGTCTATTTTCATTTATACGATCCCGAGCAAGCGGATATCTTGTTAACTAAGTTACCTTTAACTCGGCTTATTTTTGCCAGACAATGGTTTGCCACCTTAGGTGATGTCATTGAATTGCCAAGTTATAACCGTGTCGAAGCCATAGCCGAAGCGTTAGGTGAAGAGTATCACTATCAAGAGTTAAGAGTTGAAACTTGTGACACTAATGACGGTAAAGAGTTGTCTAAGTTTATTCGTAAATTGTCTGTGCCTTTGCGTCAACAGCTAAGAAAAACTGGGGTTTTAGCAGCCAAAGATGTGGTTGAGTCTGCGCACGGCGCAACCATTTTACATGGCTTATTCTTATCGGGCCAACAGGTACAAATGGGCTATTCATTTGTTAAAAATTCATCTGAGCATGTGATGGGGATCCCAAGGCTAAAATTCCCAACCGCAGCGCCAAGTCGCTCAACGCTAAAATTAGATGAAGCCTTTTTGTATTTTATTCCAAAAGATGAATGGGATACACGATTATGCTCTGGTTTGAACGCGGTGGATTTAGGAGCTGCCCCAGGAGGGTGGACGTATCAATTGGTTCGCCGTGGGATGATGGTAAAAGCCGTTGATAATGGCCCTATGGCAGAGTCTTTAATGGAAACTGGGCAAGTAAAACATTATCAGCATGATGGTTTTAAATTTCGTCCCAGTAAAAAAAATAATTATTGGCTTGTTTGCGATATGATTGAAAACCCCACCAAGGTGGCTAAATTAATGGCGAACTGGATTGTGGAAGGTGATTGTAAAGAAGCCATCTTTAATTTGAAGCTCCCGCCAACAGCAGGGCGCTATCAGTTAGTGATGAAGAATTTGCAAACGATCAAAGATACTATGTCCGAACATGATATTTGGTACGAAATGTACGCTAAGCATTTGTACTATGACCGTGAAGAGGTTACTGTGCACTTACGCCGATTAAAGTAG